From one Ursus arctos isolate Adak ecotype North America unplaced genomic scaffold, UrsArc2.0 scaffold_26, whole genome shotgun sequence genomic stretch:
- the CD69 gene encoding early activation antigen CD69, with amino-acid sequence MSAEDFPVTENSSLHPEGGQQNNAASPHFAAQHEGSLQVPIPCAVVNVVLITVLIIALIAISVGQYNCPGQYISPLPSNSHVSSCSDDWIGYQRKCYFISTEKKGWTLAQNFCYEQGATLAFIDSEKDMSFLKQYVGTTNHWIGLKTEDGQTWKWSNGKEFNNWFNLTGSENCAFLNSTGVSSTACGKNLSSICSKPTKQ; translated from the exons ATGAGTGCTGAAGATTTTCCCGTAACAGAGAACAGCTCCTTGCATCCAGAGGGTGGACAACAAA ATAATGCCGCCAGCCCTCATTTTGCAGCACAGCATGAAGGGTCCCTTCAAGTTCCTATCCCATGTGCTGTTGTGAATGTGGTCCTCATCACTGTTTTAATTATAGCTCTCATCGCCATATCAG TGGGCCAATACAATTGTCCAGGCCAATATATATCCCCATTGCCATCAAATAGCCATGTTTCTTCATGCTCAGATGATTGGATTGGATACCAGAGGAAATGCTACTTTATTTCCACTGAAAAGAAGGGCTGGACGCTGGCCCAAAACTTTTGCTATGAACAAGGTGCTACTCTTGCGTTCATTGATTCTGAAAAGGACATG agctttttaaaacaatatgtgGGTACAACGAATCATTGGATTGGGCTGAAGACTGAAGATGGTCAGACATGGAAATGGTCCAATGGCAAAGAATTTAACAACTG GTTCAACCTCACAGGATCTGAGAACTGTGCATTTCTGAATAGTACAGGGGTCAGCAGCACAGCATGTGGAAAGAATTTATCCTCGATATGTAGCAAACCCACTAAACAATGA